GCATGCGGAGCTGGACGCGGACGCCGTGGCGCAGCGCCAGGCGGCCGACCACGAACAGGCCCATGCGGCGGGAGACCGCGACGTCCACGACCGGCGGGTTGGCCAGCCGCCAGTTGGCCTCGGCCAGCTCCTCGTTGGTCATGCCGATGCCCAGGTCGTTGATCGTGACCAGCACCCCGCCCTCGGCGGGCGTCTGGGTGACCTGCACCTTGCTCTCGCGCGGCGAGAAGGAGATGGCGTTCTCGATCAGCTCGGCGAGCAGGTGGACGGTGTCGGTGACGGCGGGGCCGACGATCTGGATGCCGGACGGGATCTGGATCTGGACCCGCTCGTAGTTCTCGACCTCCGACAGCGAGGCACGGGCCACGTCGACCAGCGGCACGGGCTCGCTCCACTTGCGCGCGCCCTCCTGGCCGGCGAGGACCAGGAGGTTCTCGCTGTTGCGGCGCATGCGGGTGGCCAGGTGGTCCAGGCGGAAGAGGTTGGCGAGCCGCTGCTCGTCCTCCTCGCCCTGCTCCAGGCCCTCGATGAGCTGCAGCTGCCGCTCGACCAGTGTCTGGCTGCGCCGGGAGAGGTTGACGAACATGGCGTTGACGTTGGCGCGCAGCTTGGCCTCGTCGCCGGCCAGCCGGATCGCCTCGCGGTGGACCTCGTCGAAGGCCCGGGCCACTTCCCCGATCTCGTCGCGGGTGTTGATGCCGATCGACGGCACCTCCGGCACCGCGGCGCCGTCGCCGGACTCACGCAGCACGCGGACGGTCTCGGGCAGCCGGGTGGTGGCCACCTGGAGCGCCTCCGCGCGCAGCCGGCGCAGCGGCCGGACCAGGGAGCCGGCCACGCGGGTGGTGAAGATCAGCACGAGGAGCAGCAGGACGAGGATCATCGCGCCGGAGATGATGGCGTTGCGCTGCTCGCCGTCGCTCAGGTCACGGGTCTGGGCCACGATCCGCGTCGTCAGGCCTTCCTCGACCTTGCGCATCGCGTTGACGGACAGCGTGGTGCTGTCGTACCAGAGGGTGATGTCGCGGCGGGAGGTGACGTCGAGGTCGCGGATGGCCCGGTACTCGCGCATCTGGGCGAGCGCGCGCTGGCGCATCGCGTCGGCGCGGTCGATCTGCAGGCCCCGGACGTTCTTGCGGTAGGCCTGAAGGTCGACGGTGCTCGCGCTCTGCTCGAACGCGGCCTGCTCGGCCTGCTGGCGGTTCCACGAACCGAGGAAGTCGGACAGGTCGTCGTAGTCGAGCCGGCGACCGATCAGCGCGACCACGAGGATGGCCTGCTGGCGGGAGACCTCCTCCTTGGCGCGGGCCAGGCCGCCGAGCGCGGAGATGTTCTCCTGCAGGTCTTCGTCGCTCACCCCGTTGGCCAGCTCGGCCTGGAGGTGGGAGACCGTGTCGATCATCGTGGAGAACGTGCGGATCGCCGCTCGCGGCGGCACGCTCTCACCGTCGAGGATCGACTCGCGCAGGCCGTCGATGCCGTTGAGCCACCGGCGGATCTCCGAGACGTCCTCCAGGACGTGCTGGGCGTGGGCGGCGTCGATGGCGGACATAGCCGTCAGGACGCCCTGCTTGGCCTTGTCGACGGCCTGGCGCTGCGTCTTGAGGGCGTTCAGCCGGCTGGGGCGCCGCCGGTCGGCGATGTACCAGGCGGTGAGCGTGCGCTCCTCGCCCAGCTCGTGGGTGAGCGCGTTGACGCGCTGCACGACCTCGGCGAGCTGGGTCAGCCTGCGGTACTCGGTGCTGGTGTTGATGGCGTTGGCCAACTGGACACCGGCGAGAAGAACGCCCACGACGGTGGGGATGAGAATCAGCGCCACCAGTCGCGAGCGCACACGCCAGTTCCCCAGGCGGAACCTGCTGCCTGTGTACTCCCCAGATCTGATGTGCTTGGGGTTATCCGTCCTCACTGACTCTCGCAACCTCTCGCCGGTACGTGCTCGAAAATCTGACACGCTTGGGGCGCATGGGATTTGTGCGGGCTGGGTAATTGGAACACAACCCGTACCACATCGGCCAACCGTACATATCCCACCAAATGCGACCAATCGTGCCCTCGAGGCCGCATATCGCCGTGCCTGTCTTTCAGGCGGGCCGGAAGCCGTCTCGCTCCTCGGACACCGCATGCTTGATCATCAGGTGACGGGTCACCGAATACTCCTGCACCGCCTCCTGGCTCATGTCCTTGCCGAACCCGCTGCCCTTGACCCCGCCATGGGGGGCCTCGCTGGCGATGGGCAGGTGGTCATTGATCCAGGTGACACCCACGTCCAAGCGGTGAGACACCCGCATCGCCCTGGCCACGTCGCGCGACCACACCGACGACGCCAGGCCGTAACGGGTGTCGTTGGCGAGCTTGACGGCCTCGTCCTCACCGTCGAAGGGCAGGACCACGAGGACGGGACCGAAAAGTTCCCCTTGGACGATATCGCTGTTCTGAGCCACATCTGTCACAAGAGTCGGCGGGTAGTAGAAACCTGCCCCGTCGACCGGGGCTCCACCCTGCGCGATCCGCCCCCCGGCGCCGCGTACGAAGCCGTGCACCCGGTCACGGTGCTCCGCGGAGATCAGCGGGCCGATGTCCGTGGCCGGATCCCAGGGGTCACCGACCTTGATTTCGGCAAGATTTGCCCGAAGGGCCTCCACCGCGTCCGCGTACACCGCACGGGCCACGTAGACGCGCGTCGCCGCGGTGCAGTCCTGGCCGGTGTTGTAGGTGGCGCCCATGGCCACGCCGGCGGCCATCGCGGCCAGGTCGGCGTCGGCGAAGACCAGCGCCGGCGCCTTCCCGCCGAGCTCCAGGTGGACCCGCTTGAGCGTCGTGGCGGCTCCCGCCATGACGGCCCGGCCGGTCTCGGTGGAGCCGGTGACGCTGACCATGTCCACGCCCGGGTCGGTGACGAGCGCCTCGCCCACCTCGGCGTCGCCGGTGACGGCCTGCACCAGCCCGTGCGGCGCGCCCGCCTTGGCGAACAGCTCCACCAGCCGCAGCGTGCTGCGCGGCGTCTGCGGCGCCGGCTTGATGACGACGGCGTTGCCCGCGGCGACGGCCGGGCCGAGCTTCCAGACGGCCATGACGAGCGGGAAGTTCCACGGCGCGATCGAGGCGACCACGCCGACGGGACGGCGCACCATGACGGAGGTGTAGCCGCGGCTGAACACCCCGGCCCCGGTGCCTTCCAGCGAGCGGGCGGCGCCGGCGAAGAAGCGCAGGTTGTCGACCGCGAACGGCAGCTCGCCGTCCCTGACGACCGTCGCGGGCTTGCCGGTGTCCTCCACCTCGAGCCGGGTCAGCTCCTCGGCGTCGGCCTCGACGAGGTCGGCGAGCCGCAGCAACAGCCGGGCCCGCTCGGCGGGCGTCGCCTGCGACCACTCCGCGAAGGCGGCGCGGGCCTGCAGCACGGCCCGGGCCACGCCCTCGACGGGCGTGTCCGGGACCATGTCGTGCAGGACTCCGGTGGCCGGGTTGATCAGTTCGCGCATGACTACTCCTGGCCGAGTCGCTCGATGAGGTCGGCCGCCCGGCGCAGGCCGTCGCGACCGCGGATCTCCTCGCCCGCCGCGGCCAGCCGGGCACGCAGCTCCTCGTCGCCCAGCAGGCGGTCGAGGGC
This Nonomuraea muscovyensis DNA region includes the following protein-coding sequences:
- a CDS encoding sensor histidine kinase; the encoded protein is MRSRLVALILIPTVVGVLLAGVQLANAINTSTEYRRLTQLAEVVQRVNALTHELGEERTLTAWYIADRRRPSRLNALKTQRQAVDKAKQGVLTAMSAIDAAHAQHVLEDVSEIRRWLNGIDGLRESILDGESVPPRAAIRTFSTMIDTVSHLQAELANGVSDEDLQENISALGGLARAKEEVSRQQAILVVALIGRRLDYDDLSDFLGSWNRQQAEQAAFEQSASTVDLQAYRKNVRGLQIDRADAMRQRALAQMREYRAIRDLDVTSRRDITLWYDSTTLSVNAMRKVEEGLTTRIVAQTRDLSDGEQRNAIISGAMILVLLLLVLIFTTRVAGSLVRPLRRLRAEALQVATTRLPETVRVLRESGDGAAVPEVPSIGINTRDEIGEVARAFDEVHREAIRLAGDEAKLRANVNAMFVNLSRRSQTLVERQLQLIEGLEQGEEDEQRLANLFRLDHLATRMRRNSENLLVLAGQEGARKWSEPVPLVDVARASLSEVENYERVQIQIPSGIQIVGPAVTDTVHLLAELIENAISFSPRESKVQVTQTPAEGGVLVTINDLGIGMTNEELAEANWRLANPPVVDVAVSRRMGLFVVGRLALRHGVRVQLRMRETGGLSAMVMIPDMLIAGAAGTASHGQYDAFTSFDPSAMEPAANGAYAAPSAPAVPTGFGTDDVPVNTEWPGSLPVPGGTGTNWPSFAEDVPRQAEEPRWSSFAEEPPPAQPETRWPSFAEDAPQADEPRWPSFATEPPPPAQDEPRWPSFATEPPPLDPAQQDTRWPSFGEQPRRSSLFDAPEPAQPAQPATPSPFGAAGPDQPPFGAGEMPWPSFAETAKPSDSYAQNGHHAFDPFGPGDYSSQDLTGPLPVVRSSPMEEQSEDFLPIFSSVGSDWFRKPDPEQLQPRPEPWQEPQHEPQQAAWQAPSEPEEPETAVQPAVRLDAEPPVEVRREPQQSTERPGALPRRRPGESGAGATWSSPADSGWQAAQAAAQPAQGGTTSSGLPRRVPKANLVPGTASLVEPQAASPAPQISPDRLRSRLSSFQQGVRQGRAFTRGEENEEDK
- a CDS encoding aminobutyraldehyde dehydrogenase, encoding MRELINPATGVLHDMVPDTPVEGVARAVLQARAAFAEWSQATPAERARLLLRLADLVEADAEELTRLEVEDTGKPATVVRDGELPFAVDNLRFFAGAARSLEGTGAGVFSRGYTSVMVRRPVGVVASIAPWNFPLVMAVWKLGPAVAAGNAVVIKPAPQTPRSTLRLVELFAKAGAPHGLVQAVTGDAEVGEALVTDPGVDMVSVTGSTETGRAVMAGAATTLKRVHLELGGKAPALVFADADLAAMAAGVAMGATYNTGQDCTAATRVYVARAVYADAVEALRANLAEIKVGDPWDPATDIGPLISAEHRDRVHGFVRGAGGRIAQGGAPVDGAGFYYPPTLVTDVAQNSDIVQGELFGPVLVVLPFDGEDEAVKLANDTRYGLASSVWSRDVARAMRVSHRLDVGVTWINDHLPIASEAPHGGVKGSGFGKDMSQEAVQEYSVTRHLMIKHAVSEERDGFRPA